A region of Acidobacteriota bacterium DNA encodes the following proteins:
- a CDS encoding tRNA-specific adenosine deaminase, translated as GGFYGLNHRPQIEGGLLADEAAALLRAFFRERR; from the coding sequence CGGAGGCTTCTACGGCCTCAACCACCGCCCGCAAATCGAGGGCGGCCTGCTCGCGGACGAGGCGGCGGCGCTGCTGCGGGCCTTTTTCCGCGAGCGACGTTGA